Genomic DNA from Lactuca sativa cultivar Salinas chromosome 8, Lsat_Salinas_v11, whole genome shotgun sequence:
CCATTTTtcgtttaataataataaaaaaagaaagttatttgaaaaaaaataaaaatgaaacataATTGACTAAATGCGAAAATACTCATTTTATGTTTAAGGGATACCTAATCCACCACGAATCATTGTAAAAACAGTTTTACTCCATCCAAAGAAATCAACAAACcacaaaaaccatttttttagTTTTCTCAATATAGTATAATAGGTTGGAGAGAATTTATTGTTTACACAACTTTAATGAAAATTAATATAAAACATAGCTTTAAGGGTTGATCTAAAGAATAAGAATAAAATAGAGCATAAACATGACACTTTTGCATAGACTGAAGATCTAAAGCAACTCCTTGCCCCATATTCTATCTATTGGATGGAGCAAAAACTTGTAATTTGGTCTCGTTGACCCCATTCACACCACAGGTCAATGTCAGACCGTCTACATCACCTCACATCATGACAAACACAATATAACATGTTTTGATCAAGGTCAGTCATGGATGCATGCCAAACACAATAAATACAACTTGTCTTTGTGGGAATATTTGTTTGCTCAACATGGTAGTGAAAACAATGGTGACACGGAACATAATATTAACAAGTCATTTGCTAAAATGGTTTGGAACGTATAAGCATAATATGCATAGCAATTAGCAGCTAAGGCTTATGGTAGGTTTTATTTCTTTTACACAGAGAGAAATATAGCATAAACACACATCATATCATCCAACAGTCAACGATCCAACAACCCGCAGCAGCAAAGAGCTCTCAAACTGCACAAACCAATACACAATTCGGTCTTATTTTAGCAAAAAATGTGATATTCATGTTAGACCTTCATGTTATTAGTTTTAAATAGAATTTACTAAATTCCTCAAATTCATTTCAAACAGTAAACTATACACTTGATTTTAGACATCTTAGATATTAGTGTACATTTGCTTTTCTTTTTATTCTAGAGAGTTGAAATCCAAATTCAAATGCAGAAGAAAATGGAACATGTGTAAGTCAAGAGTAAATTGCTCAACATATTATGTGAATGTCATGGGTAGAATATTGGGAATTTTTCTACTATTGTAGCCATGTATATAATTAGATTATTATGTCTATTTATTCGCATTTAATTATCTTACCTAGAATAGGCCAGTTAAAATAGCTCATCAACCAGAGTAAATTAATAATTTGATCCACCGTTAAATAGGCTGGCTTTGAGTGAATTAATAATCGAGTAAATTACTgcaatcgtccctatggtttggttaaaattacatgtttggtctctaactttttttttttgcactcgaatCGTTTTTGTGGTTTGATTTTATTGCgcttttcgtcccttacatacataaagttagagaccaaacgtgcaattttgaccaaaccatagggatgaaaaacgcaacaaaatcaaatcaTAGGGGCGATCCGAATGCAAAAAagaagttagagaccaaacgtgtaattttgaccaaaccataaagACGATTTCAGTAACTTACTCTTAATAATTTGATCCTCCAACCCGTTTAAATAAATActtctattttatttatattttatacaatATTAAATTTTAGTTTCTTATAATATAACCAAAATTCCTAAACCCTCAGCTTTCCCGGAGTCTCCATTGGTTAAAAAACCTTCTACCTCCATCTATACAATACTTCAGCTTCAATTAATAAGTTACTTCTATTTTGAAACTAGTTTAATTCTGATTTCTAGTTTCGGCTTTTAGTTTTGACTTCCAATTCAAGACTTATTCACAACTTTGTAATTTTGTAATTTGCATGTTATTTAGAATGTTGTTTGAACAAATGATTTGTGATTGTAGTTGTGTATCTTTAACCTTGAAGTCATGAACAACTATTTGGGTAACCTATTATATATTATAGTCTAATCAATTTTTGTATAATATGTAAACTTTGAAAATAAATTGGGTCAAACCAGGTCTAACGTGTTTATCTAACAAGTTGGaatggaaaataaaaataaatgagtcAAGAGTCGACCCATTATCTAACTGTTGGGTTAGTTTGGGAAGTTTTCAACCTGTTTATCTAAACCCAATTGCTAACTGGAATCCTAGTTGTGTACATATATTAGAAGAAAATGTAGAGAAGGTATGTCTTGTAAATTACAAAATCTTGTGTATTTTCTCTAATTGCAATGGGAAATAATCATATTCAAGAACAAGATCAAGTTCAATTCAATTTTATATGTCCAGTTGAGATCAACGACCAATTTACCTGTGAAAATACAAAAATTGGCACCTCAAAGGTGTTTTTTTGTTTCCCTATTATTTTGTTAGATCTGGTGTGCCTTTTCAATCAGATTACCTTTTCCAAGTCAGCAACCAATAGTCGAAAATGCTGTTTTTGGATATTTGGGAAAAGTGAAAAGTACATATTCATAAAGAACAAACGACTTTGAATGAAAATGTAATATGGAAGGCGGgctaaaaaataaagaataagaaaaatcaaaagGCACATACCAGCCCCTTAGCACAGAAGAGCAACCAGGTCCAGAATCATAATAATATTCATGGCGGTGGGGGTATGTAGGTGGAGGGATGAAGTAACCTTGATAACCGTGAGGAGGTGGAGGATGCTGATGGCGATGTGCTGGTGGTGGCGGTGGGAGACCAATAGGCGGATGCCCCGGGCCCGGTGGATGTGGTGATCGATGCCCTAGAAAGTATAAACATATAGTCTGCAACTTATTAACCATAAAAATCCCAATTAAGATAACTTAGTAATACATGTTATTACTTGCCTGGAGGTGGAggtggatgatgatgatgaggtggaggtggatgatgatggtggtgatgatgccCACTCATGGATTTTCAGATTCCAGTCAGTTGAATTGAACTGAATCCTAGCAATAGAAAACAAAGGTGTGAAGACGATGAGGAAGTGGCGGTCAGCGGTCTTCTCCTCCGAGTCCTAAATCCTGATATTCTTTCGCAGACCTTGCATTCGGTGGAAAGGAACGGATTTGGATACTCATACTAGCTATTACTTCATTCGGTGGGCTGGGCTGTGCTGTGCCTCAAGTCCAATTACTATTAACTAGGAAAGAGTTgccccgtttttttttttttaatctttttttctGTTAATCATTATAACCATTTATCATCTAATATTAGGGAAACATTTTTATTCTTTTCTGGAGAATGAATATTTATCAGTGAATCGTTTCTACATTTTAGTTATCGAGTTTTTAATATTGTTTATCACAATGTTTCTGTTAATTAAATAACCATTTTAATAATAAAACGTAAAGGACAAACAAAAGATATGATACCAACTTATTTATGATCACGAAtaattacatagaaacatcattACATCTACTGATGGTACCAAAAGATTAACAAAATATCATGCGGATACCAGGACAATAACAATAACTGAGAAACACAAAAGAAGTCCCGACTTTCTGCTACTCATATTATATGAAGAGATGCCAACCTACACATAAGAAATTAAGAACACATGTTAGCGTATGGTTGAAATTGAAATATGTTAAATATTTACAATTAAAGTCGGCACATTACACTAAAGAAAAGTTTATAAACTGACATGAAAGTTCCATTTAAACAAAAATTTGACCCCAAAAGGAAAAAGTAAGGTTGCACCCAAAGAAAGAGACATCAATGTTGCTTTCGGAGCCTTTGTTTCCCCCAGTTTCTTATCCAACTATTGGATTTAACCCTATTCACATTCAAGAACTAGAAAAGATCCTTTTATAGAGGTAAGTCGAAATTAAATATCACCAAAACATCTGGTTCAATTCTAATTGGAGTTGGATCGAAGATAAAGCTCTCTATTCTTGTTTCTGGCTAAAATATTTACAGGTAGGATGTTGAAGATGATCTGTTGTCTAGTAGGATGTTGAAGATGATCAGTTGTTTGCCAGAACATTGCTGCAACATAATAAAAGGTTGAGATGAAATGTATCCGCGTCCGAGAATACGTAATTGCTTTGAAAACCttcaaacaaaaaataaaatttattaatgtttcaagaaatattataaaaaataagatCATATAGTTTGGTTTCTATCATGTTCTGTCCAAAGCTGATTAAACCTTTTTCACTTTCAGCTTTAGACTAAACACAGTAAAAATCATAAAGCAAGGGATCAATTAACTCTTAATACAAACATATACAACATAATTAACAACCAGCTAGGAAGATAGTAGATTAATTGTCGGGCAATTGGTGCTCAattgaaaaaaatgaaacaaatttACATCCTTCAAGATAGATTGAAAAAAAGAGTGCGTTCCATGGACCACCTGTATCGGAGCATGGTTTTTATGACATCAGCATTTTCATGTTTAGCAGCGAGCATCATAAAGAAAATAGACAAATTACaaattgaatttttgaagaaaaaattAACAAAGAAATTTACCTCTTTCAAGATAGATTAGAAGGAGAGAGCGTTCCTGGAGCATCTGTTGCAAGATTCAAAACCTTGATTCATAATTACCAATCAAAATGAACGGAACTCAACATAAATGAATTGGTGGTAGTGAAATAATTATAAACCAAAACAATGCTAAATAAAAAGTTAAATACAAACAATACTAAAAGCTTCGGAGTTGAGATGACAATCTCCGTATTCAACTCAATTTCCTTCACGGATTAAGACCgactttatagttatacataacatttaaagaaaatattccCTATGGATTGTCCAGCCAAGATATTATGATTTTGTTTATATTGGAACGACTCTT
This window encodes:
- the LOC111895378 gene encoding protein CYSTEINE-RICH TRANSMEMBRANE MODULE 13 isoform X1, which gives rise to MSGHHHHHHHPPPPHHHHPPPPPGHRSPHPPGPGHPPIGLPPPPPAHRHQHPPPPHGYQGYFIPPPTYPHRHEYYYDSGPGCSSVLRGCLRALCCCGLLDR
- the LOC111895378 gene encoding uncharacterized protein LOC111895378 isoform X2; this translates as MSGHHHHHHHPPPPHHHHPPPPPGHRSPHPPGPGHPPIGLPPPPPAHRHQHPPPPHGYQGYFIPPPTYPHRHEYYYDSGPGCSSVLRGCIFDYWLLTWKR